A window of Melopsittacus undulatus isolate bMelUnd1 chromosome 2, bMelUnd1.mat.Z, whole genome shotgun sequence contains these coding sequences:
- the USP12 gene encoding ubiquitin carboxyl-terminal hydrolase 12, with protein MEILMTVSKIASICTMGANASALEKEIGPEQFPVNEHYFGLVNFGNTCYCNSVLQALYFCRPFRDKVLAYKSQPRKKENLLTCLADLFHSIATQKKKVGVIPPKKFITRLRKENELFDNYMQQDAHEFLNYLLNTVADILQEERKQEKQNGRLPNGNIDNENNSQPDPTWVHEIFQGTLTNETRCLTCETISSKDEDFLDLSVDVEQNTSITHCLRGFSNTETLCSEYKYYCEECRSKQEAHKRMKVKKLPMILALHLKRFKYMDQLHRYTKLSYRVVFPLELRLFNTSGDATNPDRMYDLVAVVVHCGSGPNRGHYIAIVKSHDFWLLFDDDIVEKIDAQAIEEFYGLTSDISKNSESGYILFYQSRD; from the exons ATGGAAATCCTAATGACAGTCTCCAAAATCGCCTCCATCTGTACCatg GGCGCCAATGCCTCAGCTTTGGAGAAAGAGATTGGTCCGGAGCAATTTCCAGTCAATGAGCACTATTTTGGTTTGGTTAAT TTTGGGAATACCTGCTACTGCAATTCAGTTCTTCAGGCACTTTATTTTTGTCGACCATTTCGAGACAAAGTCTTAGCATACAAGAGtcaaccaagaaaaaaagagaatctcCTTACATGCTTAGCTGATCTGTTCCACAGTATTGCAACCCAGAAGAAGAAAGTTGGAGTAATACCTCCCAAGAAATTTATAACAAGATTACGAAAAGAAAATG AGCTTTTTGATAACTACATGCAGCAGGATGCACACGAGTTCTTAAACTATCTATTAAATACAGTTGCGGATATTttgcaagaggaaagaaaacaagagaaacaaaatggtCGCCTACCTAATGGCAACATCGACAATGAAAATAACAGCCAGCCAGACCCAACCTGGGTTCATGAAATCTTTCAGGGAACATTAACTAATGAAACCAGATGTCTTACGTGTGAAACT ATAAGCAGCAAAGATGAAGACTTCTTAGACCTTTCAGTTGATGTGGAGCAGAATACTTCGATCACTCATTGTTTAAG ggGTTTCAGCAACACAGAAACTCTGTGCAGTGAATACAAATACTACTGTGAAGAATGTCGCAGTAAGCAAGAAGCACATAAAAG gatgAAAGTAAAAAAGCTGCCTATGATTCTAGCTCTCCATTTGAAGAGATTTAAATACATGGATCAGCTGCATCGATACACAAAACTCTCTTATAGAGTAGTTTTTCCTTTAGAGCTTCGTTTATTTAACACCTCAGGAGATGCCACCAATCCTGACAGAATGTATGACCTTGTTGCTGTGGTAGTTCATTGTGGAAG TGGCCCTAACAGAGGACATTATATTGCAATAGTGAAGAGTCATGATTTCTGGTTGCTTTTTGATGATGATATCGTTGAG AAAATTGATGCACAAGCTATTGAAGAATTCTACGGGTTGACATCAGACATCTCAAAGAACTCTGAGTCCGGTTACATCCTCTTCTATCAGTCTCGGGATTGA